The Manis javanica isolate MJ-LG chromosome 6, MJ_LKY, whole genome shotgun sequence genome contains a region encoding:
- the ADCK2 gene encoding uncharacterized aarF domain-containing protein kinase 2 isoform X2, which produces MVTPWWFSVRVCLSHLRNFGLRKKLGLLRPSGCPRNARLSWLLLGTLPKLISTHENIGEGASDSLCQRRAGWSDLAENFPLETVSQEGRLGCLLLLHLRIWLRAGALLMKFFPLLLLYPLTYVAPSVSNLWLHLLLKATETSGPTYIKLGQWASTRRDLFSEAFCAHFSKLHVQVTPHPWTHTEHFLQQSFGKDWGKVLCFDKQEPVGSGCVAQVYKAHANPAFLEIDSIQRLAEASSLQRFSGAGTVGGLRELFGHMGKGWRPQGNLADQSLLERLLLPKADLVGSNAVVSQASTLAHQPEPDHLIPVAVKVLHPGLLTQVQMDLLLMKMGSRILALLPGIKWLSLPEIVEEFEKLMVQQIDLRYEAQNLEHFQCNFLNVNSVKFPTPLRPFVTRDVLVETYEESVPVSSYQQAGIPLDLKRKIARLGINMLLKMGQRVAELVLHHARASECRDVEGFKAEMATLVTQARKNTITLEKLQVSSLLSNVFKLLMTHKVKLESNFASIVFAIMVLEGLGRSLDPKLDILEAAKPYLLKAPASSP; this is translated from the exons ATGGTGACCCCCTGGTGGTTCTCTGTCAGGGTCTGCTTGTCGCACCTAAGGAACTTTGGGCTCAGAAAGAAACTCGGCCTTCTAAGACCCTCTGGATGCCCTCGCAATGCCAGACTCTCTTGGCTTCTGCTTGGCACTCTGCCCAAACTCATTTCAACCCATGAGAACATTGGTGAGGGGGCCTCGGACAGCCTGTGTCAGCGAAGGGCCGGCTGGAGTGACTTGGCTGAAAATTTTCCACTGGAGACGGTCTCCCAAGAGGGGCGGTTAGGCTGCCTCCTTCTCCTCCACCTCCGTATCTGGCTGCGAGCTGGGGCTCTCTTGATGAAATTCTTCCCCCTCCTTCTACTGTACCCCCTCACCTACGTGGCTCCCAGCGTCTCCAACCTCTGGCTCCACCTGCTTCTGAAAGCCACGGAGACCTCAGGCCCAACGTACATCAAACTGGGCCAGTGGGCCAGCACCCGTCGAGACCTCTTCTCAGAGGCTTTCTGTGCCCACTTCTCCAAGCTGCATGTCCAAGTGACCCCCCACCCTTGGACTCACACTGAACACTTCCTGCAGCAATCATTTGGGAAAGACTGGGGGAAGGTCCTCTGCTTTGATAAGCAGGAACCTGTGGGTTCAGGCTGTGTGGCCCAAGTGTACAAAGCACACGCCAATCCTGCCTTCCTGGAGATTGACAGCATCCAGAGACTTGCAGAGGCCTCCAGCCTCCAGCGTTTTTCAGGAGCTGGGACAGTTGGAGGCCTAAGAGAACTTTTTGGACACATGGGGAAAGGATGGAGGCCTCAAGGGAATCTGGCTGACCAGTCACTTCTAGAAAGGCTCCTCCTCCCTAAAGCTGACCTGGTTGGATCAAATGCAGTCGTGTCTCAGGCTTCAACCCTTGCCCACCAACCTGAGCCAGATCACCTCATTCCTGTGGCAGTGAAA GTGCTGCACCCTGGCTTGCTCACTCAGGTGCAGATGGACCTGCTGCTGATGAAGATGGGCAGCCGAATCCTTGCCCTTTTGCCAGGAATCAAGTGGCTTAGCTTGCCTGAGATTGTGGAGGAATTTGAGAAGCTAATGGTCCAACAG ATCGACCTGCGTTATGAAGCTCAGAATCTGGAACACTTCCAGTGCAACTTCCTGAATGTGAATTCTGTCAAATTCCCCACCCCTCTGCGTCCCTTTGTCACCAGGGATGTCTTGGTGGAAACCTATGAA GAGAGTGTGCCCGTGTCCAGTTACCAGCAGGCAGGCATTCCCCTTGACTTGAAGAGAAAGATTGCGCGGCTGGGGATCAACATGCTCCTGAAGATG GGCCAAAGAGTGGCTGAGCTCGTCCTGCATCATGCGCGGGCCAGTGAGTGCAGGGACGTGGAGGGATTCAAGGCTGAGATGGCCACACTGGTGACGCAGGCCAGAAAGAACACCATCACCCTGGAAAAG CTTCAAGTTTCCAGCCTTCTCTCGAATGTCTTTAAGTTGCTGATGACTCACAAG gtaAAGCTTGAGAGCAACTTTGCCTCAATTGTGTTCGCCATTATGGTGTTGGAGGGGCTTGGCCGCTCCCTGGACCCCAAGCTAGACATCCTGGAGGCAGCAAAGCCCTACCTTCTGAAAGCACCAGCCTCCTCCCCATGA
- the ADCK2 gene encoding uncharacterized aarF domain-containing protein kinase 2 isoform X1: MVTPWWFSVRVCLSHLRNFGLRKKLGLLRPSGCPRNARLSWLLLGTLPKLISTHENIGEGASDSLCQRRAGWSDLAENFPLETVSQEGRLGCLLLLHLRIWLRAGALLMKFFPLLLLYPLTYVAPSVSNLWLHLLLKATETSGPTYIKLGQWASTRRDLFSEAFCAHFSKLHVQVTPHPWTHTEHFLQQSFGKDWGKVLCFDKQEPVGSGCVAQVYKAHANPAFLEIDSIQRLAEASSLQRFSGAGTVGGLRELFGHMGKGWRPQGNLADQSLLERLLLPKADLVGSNAVVSQASTLAHQPEPDHLIPVAVKVLHPGLLTQVQMDLLLMKMGSRILALLPGIKWLSLPEIVEEFEKLMVQQIDLRYEAQNLEHFQCNFLNVNSVKFPTPLRPFVTRDVLVETYEESVPVSSYQQAGIPLDLKRKIARLGINMLLKMVFVDNFVHADLHPGNILVQGANSPCTGQEARLQQVAVCDTLAATRMPAQCPLRLVLLDAGIVAELQATDLRNFRAVFMAVAMGQGQRVAELVLHHARASECRDVEGFKAEMATLVTQARKNTITLEKLQVSSLLSNVFKLLMTHKVKLESNFASIVFAIMVLEGLGRSLDPKLDILEAAKPYLLKAPASSP; encoded by the exons ATGGTGACCCCCTGGTGGTTCTCTGTCAGGGTCTGCTTGTCGCACCTAAGGAACTTTGGGCTCAGAAAGAAACTCGGCCTTCTAAGACCCTCTGGATGCCCTCGCAATGCCAGACTCTCTTGGCTTCTGCTTGGCACTCTGCCCAAACTCATTTCAACCCATGAGAACATTGGTGAGGGGGCCTCGGACAGCCTGTGTCAGCGAAGGGCCGGCTGGAGTGACTTGGCTGAAAATTTTCCACTGGAGACGGTCTCCCAAGAGGGGCGGTTAGGCTGCCTCCTTCTCCTCCACCTCCGTATCTGGCTGCGAGCTGGGGCTCTCTTGATGAAATTCTTCCCCCTCCTTCTACTGTACCCCCTCACCTACGTGGCTCCCAGCGTCTCCAACCTCTGGCTCCACCTGCTTCTGAAAGCCACGGAGACCTCAGGCCCAACGTACATCAAACTGGGCCAGTGGGCCAGCACCCGTCGAGACCTCTTCTCAGAGGCTTTCTGTGCCCACTTCTCCAAGCTGCATGTCCAAGTGACCCCCCACCCTTGGACTCACACTGAACACTTCCTGCAGCAATCATTTGGGAAAGACTGGGGGAAGGTCCTCTGCTTTGATAAGCAGGAACCTGTGGGTTCAGGCTGTGTGGCCCAAGTGTACAAAGCACACGCCAATCCTGCCTTCCTGGAGATTGACAGCATCCAGAGACTTGCAGAGGCCTCCAGCCTCCAGCGTTTTTCAGGAGCTGGGACAGTTGGAGGCCTAAGAGAACTTTTTGGACACATGGGGAAAGGATGGAGGCCTCAAGGGAATCTGGCTGACCAGTCACTTCTAGAAAGGCTCCTCCTCCCTAAAGCTGACCTGGTTGGATCAAATGCAGTCGTGTCTCAGGCTTCAACCCTTGCCCACCAACCTGAGCCAGATCACCTCATTCCTGTGGCAGTGAAA GTGCTGCACCCTGGCTTGCTCACTCAGGTGCAGATGGACCTGCTGCTGATGAAGATGGGCAGCCGAATCCTTGCCCTTTTGCCAGGAATCAAGTGGCTTAGCTTGCCTGAGATTGTGGAGGAATTTGAGAAGCTAATGGTCCAACAG ATCGACCTGCGTTATGAAGCTCAGAATCTGGAACACTTCCAGTGCAACTTCCTGAATGTGAATTCTGTCAAATTCCCCACCCCTCTGCGTCCCTTTGTCACCAGGGATGTCTTGGTGGAAACCTATGAA GAGAGTGTGCCCGTGTCCAGTTACCAGCAGGCAGGCATTCCCCTTGACTTGAAGAGAAAGATTGCGCGGCTGGGGATCAACATGCTCCTGAAGATG GTGTTTGTGGACAACTTCGTCCATGCAGACCTTCACCCTGGGAACATCCTGGTCCAGGGTGCCAACAGTCCCTGCACGGGTCAAGAGGCGCGGCTACAGCAGGTGGCTGTCTGTGACACGCTAGCGGCTACCAGGATGCCTGCGCAGTGCCCTCTGCGCCTGGTGCTGCTGGATGCTGGCATCGTGGCCGAGCTGCAGGCCACTGACCTGAGGAACTTCCGGGCAGTTTTCATGGCTGTGGCAATGGGGCAG GGCCAAAGAGTGGCTGAGCTCGTCCTGCATCATGCGCGGGCCAGTGAGTGCAGGGACGTGGAGGGATTCAAGGCTGAGATGGCCACACTGGTGACGCAGGCCAGAAAGAACACCATCACCCTGGAAAAG CTTCAAGTTTCCAGCCTTCTCTCGAATGTCTTTAAGTTGCTGATGACTCACAAG gtaAAGCTTGAGAGCAACTTTGCCTCAATTGTGTTCGCCATTATGGTGTTGGAGGGGCTTGGCCGCTCCCTGGACCCCAAGCTAGACATCCTGGAGGCAGCAAAGCCCTACCTTCTGAAAGCACCAGCCTCCTCCCCATGA